One genomic window of Medicago truncatula cultivar Jemalong A17 chromosome 1, MtrunA17r5.0-ANR, whole genome shotgun sequence includes the following:
- the LOC11419615 gene encoding uncharacterized protein: MKMGAIGGSKRRLSSSSSRGLGGVLKEQRARLYIIRRCVVMLLCWHE, from the coding sequence ATGAAGATGGGTGCTATTGGAGGCTCTAAAAGAAGGCTATCATCATCATCTAGTAGAGGACTTGGAGGAGTCCTTAAGGAGCAAAGGGCTAGGCTATACATAATAAGAAGGTGTGTGGTCATGCTTCTATGTTGGCATGAGTAA